CTCAATGGTTCGCACTGGTCCAAAATCTCACCGATAAAAACAGCCAGTTCCGCAAACCTTTTAACCTTTTCATACGATGTGCCGAGTCTTGCCTGAAACACAACGTCCTTCAACGTTTCTACTCTGTCCTTGAGCGGAATTTTTATGTCTTTGTCAAAATAGAATTTTGCGTCACTCAGCCTTGCCTTCAAAACCCTTTCATTCCCCTTTATAATCACCTTCGGATCCTTTGCCTTTGTGTTTGCAACAAATATAAAATAAGGAAGGAGATTTGCCTCTTTGTCAACAACAGAGAAATATCTCTGATGCTCCCTCATAGTATTTACAACCACATCCTTTGGAAGGCTCAAAAACTCTTTATCAAAACCCCCGCGAAGCGCTACAGGATATTCCACAAGATATGTAACCTCTGTAAGGAGTTCATCATCCTGCAAAACAAGCCCGCCAACAGCCTTTGCCTCTTTTTCAATCCCTTTCTGTATCATTTTTTTCCGTTCTTCCGCATCAACAATAACATAACCAGCCTTTGTCTTTTTCAGATAATCCTGAAGCCCTGTTACTTTGAACGGCTGCGGCTTCATAAACCTGTGGCCGTACGATACCGCCCCTGTCTTAATATGTCCGCATTTGAAATGGATTATATCCTTGCCGAATATCGCCGTTATCCAGTGGATCGGCCTTGCAAATCTAATATCGCCATTACCCCACCGCATGGCCTTTGGAAACGGGACTCCGGTTATCAGTTTCGGCAGAACCTCTTGCAGAATGTCTTTTGTCTTTTTGCCTTTCACATCTTTTTTTGCACAGATATATTCGCCTTTCGGGGTTTGAACGATTTTTAAGTCTTTAACCTTTACACCCTGGCTTTTTGCAAAGCCCTCGGCTGCCCTTGTGGGTTTTCCGTTTTCATCAAAGGCGGCACGTTTCGCAGGCCCCATTATTTCTGTAACTGTGTCCGCCTGTTTTTCGTCCATACCCTGCGCATAGATCATGAGTCTTCTTGGTGTGCCGAACATGCGAATGTCTTTAAAACCAATGCGGTTTTCCTCAAGGGCCTTTTTCAAAAGCCCCTGCATTGATTCAAGGGCATTGGGTATAAATCCGGCCGGTATCTCCTCTGTTCCTATTTCCAAAAGAAGGTCTTTTGGCATGAAAAACTCCAGATACTATCTCAAAATTATAGGGCTTTTATCAATCTTTCCGCTTCTGCTCTATCCTTCTTTATATCTTCTGTGGTCAATTCGGAAGGGGCGATAATTGGATATCTCTCGGTATAGTAATAACCTGTTACCCGTTCACAAAGGTCCCTAAATGCCTCAAGAGTGGGGTTAAACTCAACCGCATAATCAAGCAGGGTATTGAGTTCATGAATCTTTCTAAGTTTCCAGCCTTTTCCCAGCAGGAATGCTTTAAGATATTTTTCTAACGATTGCTGAAGAAAGAACGCCGCGCCGTCAGGGTCGCCGTCTTTAAGCAGGACTTCCATTCTATGCCAGTCCTTCTCAGCTACCTTTGTCCAGTCTTCCGGATAATGAGAATCCTTCGTCTCAATCACGTCCGTATCCCGGTTTCAAGTATTTCGTTAATAAACTGGTCGCCAATCTTCTTGCGGTATTCCAATTCCTTATGTGTCAAAACGATAGGGGAAAAGGGGATTCTTTTTATCAAGTCTCTTAGAAGCCGTTTTACCGATGCCTGCCTTTCATAAAAACGTTCTTTGGATTCAGAGATGACAAGCATATCTATATCGCTGTCCGCTGTAGCTGTTCCTCGTGCATAAGAGCCGAAAAGGATAACCTCTTTTGCTCCGTATTGCTCCTTTAGCCTGCTTGCGATTATTTTTATTAGATCAATCATCTTCTAAAAACTCCAGATACCGATTCGTTAAAAACAGTGTAAAACTAACAGATATTGCGTCTTAAATCAAGGAGATGTTTGGCTCATTGTAACGTCAAATTAAATATACAAGGATTAAAAAAACTTGACAGAAGAAAGTGTGTGCTATAATTTATAATGGAAAAAAGTATATAAGACCGAGACGATTAGGACTGCAAGCGGAAGTATATTGTTTAATTCCCAGAACTTCGGTTCAGGAATCACAGGATGACCAGTTTGCTTATACAGAAGAAAACACCTGTCTTTTCTGTTTTATACAGACTGTATAAAACATGTTAGCTGACACGAGAGGACACTTTGATAGACCGCAGCATGAAAATAGGGATCATCTCCAGTGTCGTGGCTACGATCCTGTTCATCTATCTCCTTGATCCCCTCCTGCGGCTGATCACCTTCTTATTGTTCAATGTCTTTAGCTCGGTAGCGCAAGCGTATACCGATCGTCTCTTCGCGCAAGCGGCTCTTCTTTCTGGACCCGACCCAAGCTTCGCACTCCTTTCCTTTCTTGCGGGGATTTCCAGCGGCATACTTTCCAGCTTCGCCTTTACCCTCCTCTTCTTCTGGAATCGACCGGAGCCTCCGAAGAAGCGCCAACTGCTCACGAGAAGCCAGCGGTGGCTCCTCCGCTGGGGGGGAGCAGCCATCTCGTTGTTGCTGGTGGGAGCTATGATTCTTATGGTGTTTAGCACCATGTTCCAACTTCGAATCACAACAAGTTTCACTCAACATCTTGCGACCGTTGCACCTTACATTACTGATCAGGACGCGAAAGTTCTGAAGAGTAGGTGGACGCGGATGAGATCCGAAAGTGACTTCAGGGCACTATATCATGATCTCAATCAGATCGCCGAAAAGAACGAGCTGACGTTGCCTGAGAACAAGGTGTATTCATTCTCGAGTTTGTGAGGCGTGTCAGCTAACAACGCGCTTAACCCGACGGTCCTTCGCGTCACGACGCTTGCGAAAGGCGGCAAGCGCCGCTCGTCCTGCGGCTTAACTCCGTATTGCGCCAGCAGCCATAAAGCAGGTCTTTAGACATTTTTTATTCTCCGGTTTATAAAGTAACATCAGGCATCTTCAATGCCTTTTTTCTGTAGCTTAGATTTGCCGCTATCCTATAAATAATTCCATTTGAGCTTCTCAAACTTCTTTTGAGTATGTTTTTGATAGTATATGTATTTCTGAAAATCCAGTAGTAGCCGTTTTGCAGCTCTTCAACTGTCATGCCTTTTGGCTGAAATACGACCTCGCCTGTATGATACCTTGCCCAATCCCTGTCAATTATCCTCCCCTCTTTTTCAAGGAGGCCATAGGTTACTGTGCCCGGCAGAGGCGTGAGGATGTGAAACTGTGCTGCGTCCATATTTGTCTCCATGATAAAATCAAATGTAGTTTTGAACACAGATGAGTCGTCCTCATCAAGACCGAACACAAAACTGCCAATAATATTTATGCCGGCGTCATGTATCTTTTTTATTGCCTCTTTGTAGTCCTTTGCCGAATTCCAGCCCTTGTGCAGGTTTTCAAGGCTTTTCTGCGAAAGGCTCTCAAAACCTATGAATGCGTATCTACCGCCGCTTCTTGCATAGAGATTTAACAATTCAGGGTCTTTTGCCATTGTGATAGACGCCTGGCTTCCCCATATTACCTTTAGCGGTATCAGTTTTTGAAACAGTTCCTTTGCATATCTGGGTCTTCCAACGATATTGTCATCCATAAAAAAGAATTTCTTTGAGCCAAAGCCCTTTATTTCTTCTATCACCTCGTCAACCGGTCTTGTCCTGAATTCTTGGCCAAAGAATGCAGTAACCGCACAGTAGTCGCAGTTGAATGGACAGCCGCGTGTTGCCTGGAGCGTATAAAAGCCAGAATACATTTCTCTGTTAAGAAGATTTCTGCGCGGAATAACCATATTTTCCATGTCGCACAATTTATCTGCCTTGTATTTCTGCTTTAATTCACCCCTTTTAAAATCAAGAAGAAGTTTATGCCAGACAAGTTCCGCCTCGCCGATAACGACTGCGTCCGCATGCTGCAGCGCCTCATCCGGAAGCGCAGACACATGGATGCCGCCCATTACCACCTTTACCCCTTTTTTTCTGAAATTATCCGCTATCTGGTATGCGCCGGGCATCTCTGCTGTAAATCCTGTAATGCCGACAAGGTCTGCCTTTGCGTCATAATCAACGGGCTTGACCCTCGCATCCAATATCTCAACATCCCAGTCCGTTGGAGTAAGCGCCGCGATAGTCGGCAGATTTAAACGTACAAAACCTGCCTTTCCGCTTTTGGAGACCCCGCCCCAGTAACTGCGCTCATTTTTTGGAAGGATTAGAAGGAGTTTCATGTAAAAATAAAACTAACAGATATTGCCTTTTAAATCAAGAGAACCGCATTTTAATGCTTCGGAAATGACTCATGGATTACTGTATTAAACCGCCTTGACAGGCGCATGTTTATTGGATAGGATTGGCTTATTAAAACCGCTTTCTTGAGAAGAATCCATCCATGCAAACAGAAGGAGAATAAACATGAAACCAAAAAAGATAAGAGAGGATGTTTTCTGGGTCGGGGCAGTGGACTGGGACAGGAGATTGTTTGATTCTCTTGTACCTTTGCCGGACGGGACCAGTTACAATGCCTATTTGATTTATGGAAGCGAAAAGACAGCCCTGCTGGACACGGTTGACCCAAGCATGATAACTGTCCTCATGTCCCGTCTGAAAGATGTTAAAAATATAGATTTTATTATTTCTCACCACGCTGAACAAGACCATTCAGGGGCGATTCCATGTGTGCTGGAAAAATATAAAAATGCAAAAGTTGTAGCTACGTCAAAAGGCAAGCCTATGCTTGTGGAACATCTGCATATCCCGGAGGAGAGGATTATAACAGTGAATGATGGAGAGACCTTGTCTTTAGGGAATAAGACCCTGGAGTTCATCCATGCGCCCTGGGTTCACTGGCCAGAGACTATGTTTACATATCTCCGGGAAGATAAAATACTTTTTACCTGCGACCTGTTCGGTTCTCACTTTGCCACTTCAGATATATTTTATAGTGAATATTGGCATGTATGCGATGCTGCAAAGAGATACTATGCCGAGGTGATGATGCCGTTCAGGACTACGATCCGGAAGCATCTGGAGAAGATGAAACAATATCAGATTGACATGATTGCGCCGAGCCACGGCCCTGTCCATAATGACCCTGAATGCATCATTCAATCACACAGAGAATGGGTTTCTGACGCGCTCAGCAATACCGTTGTTATGCCATATGTGACCATGCACGGCAGCACCCAGTTAATGGTGAATTATTTGACCGAAGCCCTTGCTGAAAAGGGAGTGAAAGTGGAGAGGTTTAATTTGGCTGTCACCGATACTGGAAAATTGGCTATGGCGCTGGTTGATGCTGCCACCATTGTAATCGGCTCGCCTACAGTTCTGGTTGGGGCGCATCCTCTTGTTATATCCGCTGCATTTCTTGCTAATGCATTAAAGCCAAAGCTTAAATTTGCCTCTATCATCGGTTCTTATGGCTGGGGAGGCAAGATGGTTGAACAGATTGGCGGGGTGTTATCTAATTTAAAATTGGAAATGCTTGCGCCGGTCATTATGAAAGGACAGCCAAAGGCGGAAGACTATCAGGCATTGGATAGATTGGCGGATGAGATAGCAAGTAAACACAAGCAAAACAATATATAAAATTAATTATAAAAACCGGCTGTAAGGCGAAAAGTTTTTAAGTAAAATTTTGTAACCAGCAATGCTACTTAAAGTTTTCCTCTCCCTTGATGGGGGAGGGCAGGGTGGGGGTGAAAACTTTTGTAATACTGCACACCCTCCCCTTAGTCCCCTCCCGTCAAGGGAGGGGAGATTTTAGGTTAGATGCCCGCCAGCTTGCTGACGGGGTAATTCACTCAAAAGGAAGTTCTGACGGAGGCAAGATGCGATGGTACAAGGGGTTGGAGCAAACAGCCGTCGGATTCTCCCCGGTTTAGGCGGAAAAGGACAATCTGCCTCCACCGGTTTATACAGTCTGTCCAATCATTGTTTATGTCTCTATAACAGTAAGGCTATGACGATAGATTATTTTAATGAATCTGAGAAGTACAGACCGAAAACGATTAAAACGCTCCTTGTTGGTGAGGCTCCGCCTTCATCAGGAAAGACGTATTTTTATGTTCCAAAAGCGATGTCAGACAAGATTTTAATTCAAAAAGATAGTAGTCTGCCAGCAACTATTTTCAATCACTATTTTCAAAAACGACCAACAACTGTAGAGAAATATGTCGATTTTCTACGTCTGCTTAAGGCAAAAGGGATATTCTTGATTGATATATGCGATGAACCTATCAAGGTTCGGAATAACCCCGAAGGTATTCAACGGATTAAAAAAGAAATACCAGCATTACAAGGAAAGATGAAGAGAAAAAATATAAACGTAGCAGTTGAAGGTATATTGTTTTTGCTCGCCAGGAATAACTACATAAAAGATATTAAGCGTGAGTTCCCAAACTCGACTTATAAAAGCTGGAAAGATTTTCGGATGTCGCCTGAACTATGTAATCTGTGAAGAAAGCTCAAGACATAACAATTCACTACACGGGACGCGATGCAGCCGCGCCCGTGATTTTAAACGTTATGGCAAAAATATTGAATAATTATCAATAATAAGTAATAATGTTTCTATGATTGACTTAAAAAAACTCAAACCGGAAATTGAACGTATTTGTCGATTATTGCCAGTAAAACGTCTCGGTATATATGGATCGGCTTTGACTCGAAGTTTTTCACCAAGCAGTGATGTTGATATACTGGTAGTTTTTGATTCGGATGAAACCGTTGACCTTTTTGACAAATACTTTGAACTAAAAGAGCATCTGGAGAAAATATTTGGACGGGAAGTTGATCTTGTTGTAGATAAACCATTCAAAAACCCTGTTTTCAGGGAAGCGGTCGAGAAGACAAGGACTATTGTTTATGAACGATGAGATAAGAAAAAACCTTATTGATATTCTCCATGCAGCAGAAGAAATACAAAATTTTACTCACGAGATGAACTTCAAGGCGTATCAAAACAGTCCGGTTACACAACGAGCGGTTGAGAGGGATTTTGAGATTATTGGAGGTAAATGAGATTTTAGATGCCTAACAAGACCTTTTGACCCTGCCGCTCACGTTTCGTTTGCCCTAACCTTGCCCTTTTGAGAAAGATGACTACAGCCCGCGCTTAAATATAACTGTAGCTATGGTTATGGTGATTATGGCAAAGACAGTAAGGAAAAGGATGTCTCCCTGCACAGCCTGGAGGCCCGCATTTTTAAAGAGAATGGCTCTCAGGGCATGGATAGAATATGTCTCTGGATTTACTATTGTGAATGTCTTCAGCCATGCCGGAAAACTCTCTATGGGATATATCGCCCCGCTTGGAAAAAAGAATATAACATTCAAAAAACCGCCTAAAACACCGACAATCCTCGGATGATTAGCCCTGCCGAGGATGATAAACATCATGCCGAGAAGGCCGATGGTGGACAGCACAATAATTGCAATAATCAAGGCAAGGCTGTAAAGGTTTAAGGTTTGCCATAAGTGGATGCCGGCAATGAGGGAGCTGAAAAAGAGGACCAGCAAGGCTATGATGGTTGTAATAATAAGCCCGCTTATAATAAGGCCCATGACAATATCCAATTTTGTAAGGGGGGTTAAAAAATGGCTCTCGTCAATGCCGAGAAACTTATCCATTACAATATTAAACACGCCTGTTGTCATGGCGCCGAGGAATATTGCCATAATCACAACTCCGGGGATCAACGTTTGGTCATAATCCACCTTTCTATACAACTCTACTTCGCGGAGTTTTGTCTTTGTCCTCTCCTCCCTGACAGATATAAACTCATTTCCAATTTCAGCCAATGCCCCTGAAATTGCCATGCGAATGGAATTGGCAGAGATAGACTCTGCATTATCAAGAAAAAGTCCAAGCTCGCCGCCTTTTCCATGTATTACATCCCTGCTGAAATTTGGCGGAATAATAAGCGCTCCCTTTAACAGCCCCTCCTTTAAATTCTTGAGCGCGAATCCCTGGTCAGAGAGGAGATACATCTTAACAGTCCTTGGTCCCGACTCAAGGGCGTGCAGCAGTTCAACTACTCTATGGCTGTAAGGCCCGTTGTCCATGTCAACAACGGCAATAGAGAGATTTTTAAGTTCGCCCTGAAATGAATTTCCGAGGATTACCAGATAAACTATGGGCATGACAACGCTCATCACGATTACTATAGGGTTTCTTGTAAATCGCCTTAAATCTCTTTCAAGCACTGCAAAGAAACGGGTCATGTCCGCCTTACCTTCCCCACTTGCTCGGCACGCCTGCGCCGATAAAAAAACTCACCTTCTTTGCCTCTTCTTCCCTGATAGGCCTTCCTGTAAAATGTATGAATACATCTTCAAGGGTCTGTTGTTTAAGCGTAACTGATGCAACCTTTGCGCCGAGCCTTTCCACGGCTGCCATCAATAGAGGAATTGCCTGAGCGCCGTTATCTACGGATACCCGCAATATACTGTCAGTTGTAACTGCTGTGTGCACAGAGGGAATAGTTTTTACTTCTTCTACTGCCTTATCTGCATCCGCGCCGCTAAATGTAATCTCCACAACATCCTTTTGAGGTATCTTCTGTTTAAGTCCTGCAACCGTGTCCATAGCAGCTATCTTTCCGTAATCTATTATAGCAACCCTGTTGCACAAGATTTCTGCCTCATCCATGTAATGCGTTGTTAAAAGTATGGTGAGCCTGTCTTCTTTGCGGAATCTCTGCAAAAGCTCCCAGACAACATGCCTGCTCTGGGGGTCAAGGCCGATGGTAGGCTCATCAAGTATAAGTAAAGACGGTTTATGTATAAGCCCCCTTGCAATCTCAAGCCTCCTCCTCATCCCTCCTGAATATGTCGCAACCAATTCCTTTGCCCTTTCCTTCAGGCCGACCATCCCTAGGAGATAGTCTATCCGCTCCTGCCTCTCCTTTTTCAGCATATCGTAAAACCTGCCGTATATATCCATATTCTCATAGCCTGTCAGATCCATATCGCTGGTCATTGCCTGCGGCACAACGCCTATAGATTTCCTGACGGCATTTTGTTCTTTTACAACATCAAACCCCATAACCTTTGCAGCGCCGCTTGTGGGTTTAATAAGCGTGCTAAGTATCCGTATAAGCGTAGTCTTACCGGCGCCATTCGGGCCGAGCAGGCCGAATGTCTCTCCTTCCTCAATAGTAAACGAGACATCATTAAGTGCAGCAAGGCTGCCGTATTTTTTGATGAGGTTGGAGATTTCTACTGAGATAGGCATAAGAAATTATTAAACCAAAAATTTAGGTAAAGAATATCAGAAAAAGACGAGAAAATCATTAACAGTTTCGGTATGAGCGGTTAATCCCCGATAGAAACATTCGGGGACAAGTTTATATTAAATTGCATAATAGATGTTAGATATGATAAAAATTGCTATAAATAAAGGCGTAAAACCCTATTTTAAGTAGTAAAACCATGAAACTTACTGATAACGAGATTCGGGACATAACCAAATATTTGGAGGAAGGCAAGCCGCTTCCTGATATGTATCGCTTTCTCCTGTTCGGCGATAAGAGAGAGGTTGAGCTTGTCTGGAATGGCAAGACAAACGAGGTTACAAATATTGTTCTGCCTTTTCAGGTTATTGAGCATGTGGATGAGCCGAGGGCTGAGAAGGATACGCGGATACAAGCCTCTCTTTTTGATTTTGATAACCGGGGACGGCAGGTTAAAGGCTGGACAAACAAACTTATCTGGGGTGATAACAAACTCATCCTTTCAAGTTTAAAGAATGGGCCGCTTCGTGAGGAGATTGAGGCGCAGGGCGGGATAAAGCTTATCTACATAGACCCGCCGTTTGATGTTGGGGCAGATTTTTCAATGGATATTGAAATAGGCGATGAGCAGTTCACAAAACAGCCGGGCATATTGGAGGAACTTGCATATCGGGATACATGGGGAAAAGGCGCAGATAGTTTTATTGCAATGATTTATGAGAGGCTTTTATTGATGCGGGATTTATTGGCTGATGATGGGAGTATTTATGTGCATTGCGATTGGAGGCTTAATAGTTATATGCGACTTGTTTTAGATGAAATATTTGGCAAGGATAATTTTCTTAATGAAATTATTTGGACGAGGCGCACCAATACGGTTAAAGCAATATCGCAAAAATTTTCAATCAACACGGATAGCATTTTTATTTATAACAAAACAAAAGGTAACTACATTTTTAATCTTCAATACGGTGAATATCCACCAAAATATTTGGAGCGGTTTAAATATGAGGATACAAAAGGAAAATATAGATGGCAGGTAATGGCTACCTATTCACAAGAACGATTAGAGAAACTAAAGCAAGAAGATAGGGTAAGATTTTCAAAAGGTGCGAAATACCCTGAGTTTAAACAATACATATGGGAGCTTAAAGGTCGTCCAATAGAAAATGTCTGGGATGATATCAATATGATTAATGCTATGGGCAGTGAACGGTTGGGTTATGATACGCAAAAACCCGAAGCCCTTCTTGAACGCATCATCAAGGCGTCCTCAAATGAAGGTGATCTTATTGCTGATTTTTTCCCAGGTTCTGGCACAACCTTGGCTGTCGCAGAAAAACTTGGCCGCAAATGGATTGGCACAGACCTTGGAAAGTTCGCCATTCATACTGCCCGCAAACGGATGATAGGCGTGCAGAGGGAACTGAAGAAAGACGGCAAAAACTACAGGGCTTTTGAAATCTTAAATCTCGGCAAATACGAAAGACAGCATTATATCGGCGTCAACCCAACCCTTCGCGAAAAGGAGAAGCAGAAACAGATCGCGCTAAAAGAGAAAGCGTTCTTAGAACTTATCCTGCGCGCATACCGCGCTGAAGAGGTTGAAGGATTTAAAACCTTTCATGGCAAGAAATCCAGTCGGCTTGTGGCAGTCGGACCGATAAACCTTCCTGTAACCCGTCTGTTTGTGGACGAGGTAGTTAAAGAATGTCTTGCAAAGATGATTACAAAGGTAGATGTCCTTGCATTTGAGTTTGAAATGGGGCTTTTCCCAAATGTTCAGGAAGAGGCAAAGAAAAAGGGCATTGATTTGGCGCTCAAATATATCCCAAGAGATGTGTTTGATAAACGGGCTGTGGAAAAGAATCAGGTTGTTTTCCATGATGTCTCATACATTGAGGTAAAACCGCATGTCAAAGGCAATTCCGTTTCAGTGGAGTTGACCGACTTCTCGGTTTATTATAATCAGGATACAATCGCAAATGCCGAGTCAACACTTAAAAACGGCAAAAGCAAGCTGGTTGTGGAAAATGGAAAGATTATTAAGGTGTCAAAGGATAAAGACGGCATAGTAGCACGTGATATTCTGACCAAGAAATGGACAGACTGGATTGACTACTGGGCAGTGGATTTTGATTTTGAAAGCAAAAAAGAAGTTGTCAGAATACCGGTAAATCCCCCCCAATCCCCCTTTGGAAAAGGGGGGAGCAAGGGGGGATTTGAAGAAAGATGGACAGGTGATTATATCTTTGAAAACGAATGGCAGTCCTTCCGCACCAAGAAAGACCGCACACTTGAATTAAAAAGCATATCCCACGAATGCAGCAAAGGACGACGTAAGATTGCGGTTAAGGTAGTTGATATTTTTGGTAATGATACGATGAAGGTGGTGGAGGTTAAGATTTAAGTGACGATATGATAACTACATCCATAGACGAATTTAACAAATGGCTTCAACGGCATGAAAACCCTGATCTTGAATTCAAGACTGCCAAGAACAGCTTCAGTTCAAATAAAGACCTTCCGGATTACTGCGCCGCTATCGCAAATGAAGGAGGAGGCAAATTAATTCTTGGCGTTACACGCGAAAAAAGAGTAGTCGGCACTAAAGCTTTTCAAAATACATATAATACCCTCTCGCACGAACTGCTTCAAAAGCTAAGGATACGAGTTGATGTTGAAGAACTGAATCATCCAGAGGGTCGCGTTTTGATTTTTCATATCCCGTCTCATCCCCAAGGACAGCCGGTTAAATCAACAGGAAACTATAATTATCCAATGAGAGCAGGCGAGTCATTAGTTGAGATGGATAACGCAACTTTGAAACGTATTCTAAATGAAACAGATTTGGATTTTTCCAGCCAGATAGTAACTGATTTATCCTTGGCAGATTTAGATGAACAGGCAATAGATAACTTTAAAAAGCTCTGGGCTAAAAAGGCGCAAAGAGACGAGTATCTTTCTTATTCAAATGAGAAAACATTACGCGCAATAGGGTTGTTGTCAGAGAAGGGATTAAATTATGCGAGCCTAATACTTTTTGGAATCAAAGAAAAGATAGACGAGTTCGCTCCCGGTAGCGAAATTATCTTTGAAT
The Deltaproteobacteria bacterium genome window above contains:
- a CDS encoding site-specific DNA-methyltransferase; translated protein: MKLTDNEIRDITKYLEEGKPLPDMYRFLLFGDKREVELVWNGKTNEVTNIVLPFQVIEHVDEPRAEKDTRIQASLFDFDNRGRQVKGWTNKLIWGDNKLILSSLKNGPLREEIEAQGGIKLIYIDPPFDVGADFSMDIEIGDEQFTKQPGILEELAYRDTWGKGADSFIAMIYERLLLMRDLLADDGSIYVHCDWRLNSYMRLVLDEIFGKDNFLNEIIWTRRTNTVKAISQKFSINTDSIFIYNKTKGNYIFNLQYGEYPPKYLERFKYEDTKGKYRWQVMATYSQERLEKLKQEDRVRFSKGAKYPEFKQYIWELKGRPIENVWDDINMINAMGSERLGYDTQKPEALLERIIKASSNEGDLIADFFPGSGTTLAVAEKLGRKWIGTDLGKFAIHTARKRMIGVQRELKKDGKNYRAFEILNLGKYERQHYIGVNPTLREKEKQKQIALKEKAFLELILRAYRAEEVEGFKTFHGKKSSRLVAVGPINLPVTRLFVDEVVKECLAKMITKVDVLAFEFEMGLFPNVQEEAKKKGIDLALKYIPRDVFDKRAVEKNQVVFHDVSYIEVKPHVKGNSVSVELTDFSVYYNQDTIANAESTLKNGKSKLVVENGKIIKVSKDKDGIVARDILTKKWTDWIDYWAVDFDFESKKEVVRIPVNPPQSPFGKGGSKGGFEERWTGDYIFENEWQSFRTKKDRTLELKSISHECSKGRRKIAVKVVDIFGNDTMKVVEVKI